One genomic window of Sphingomonas ginsengisoli An et al. 2013 includes the following:
- the aat gene encoding leucyl/phenylalanyl-tRNA--protein transferase has product MTPLDPRLVLQGYAAGIFPMAESRDSPELFWVEPRERAILPLDDFHVSRSLRRQLRSGQFHVTRDRDFAGVLEGCADRPETWINAAIATAMRDLHRLGRAHSVEVWRSGSLVGGVYGVRLGRAFFGESMFSRATDASKVALAWLVARLRAGGFTLLDCQFITDHLASLGASVVSRDDYVALLGEALGASVTASSAPGESVAAGSLAGREGDFGALDGLLASAGVVESDGPAGKFITQFLTHTS; this is encoded by the coding sequence ATGACCCCGCTCGACCCCCGCCTCGTCCTCCAGGGCTACGCCGCCGGCATCTTTCCGATGGCCGAAAGCCGCGACAGCCCCGAGCTGTTCTGGGTCGAGCCGCGCGAGCGGGCGATCCTGCCGCTCGATGACTTCCACGTCTCGCGTTCGCTCCGCCGGCAGCTGCGCTCGGGACAGTTCCACGTCACCCGCGACCGCGATTTCGCCGGCGTCCTCGAGGGTTGCGCCGACCGCCCCGAGACCTGGATCAACGCGGCCATCGCCACCGCGATGCGCGACCTTCACCGCTTGGGCCGGGCACACAGCGTCGAGGTCTGGCGAAGCGGGTCACTGGTCGGCGGGGTCTATGGCGTGCGGCTCGGCCGCGCCTTCTTCGGCGAGAGCATGTTCAGCCGGGCGACCGATGCTTCCAAAGTGGCTCTGGCGTGGCTGGTGGCGCGATTGCGGGCGGGCGGCTTCACCCTCCTCGACTGCCAATTCATCACCGACCACCTCGCCTCGCTCGGCGCGAGCGTGGTCAGCCGCGACGACTATGTGGCGTTGCTGGGGGAAGCGCTCGGCGCATCGGTGACCGCTTCATCGGCACCCGGCGAGTCGGTCGCCGCCGGTTCGTTGGCGGGGCGCGAGGGCGACTTCGGCGCGCTCGACGGCTTGCTCGCTTCGGCCGGGGTCGTCGAATCGGACGGACCGGCGGGGAAGTTCATCACGCAATTCTTGACCCACACGTCGTAG
- a CDS encoding NADH:ubiquinone oxidoreductase subunit NDUFA12 produces MGLLTWWNGATLGTSLFTRRHGTQVGKDDLGNLYFTAGARRWVIYDGSNDASRVPPEWQSWLRGQIDDVPEKALPPRRPFQTAAKPNLTGTGETYRPAGSLSRGGVRPAATGDYQAWTPD; encoded by the coding sequence ATGGGACTTTTGACTTGGTGGAACGGGGCGACGCTCGGCACGTCGCTGTTCACGCGCCGGCATGGCACGCAGGTCGGCAAGGACGACCTGGGCAATCTTTACTTCACCGCCGGCGCTCGCCGTTGGGTGATTTACGACGGCAGCAATGATGCCAGCCGGGTGCCCCCCGAATGGCAGAGCTGGCTCCGCGGCCAGATCGACGATGTGCCCGAGAAAGCCTTGCCCCCGCGGCGGCCATTCCAGACCGCGGCCAAGCCCAATCTGACCGGCACCGGCGAGACCTACCGCCCAGCCGGCTCGCTCAGCCGCGGCGGCGTTCGCCCGGCGGCGACCGGCGACTATCAGGCCTGGACTCCCGACTGA
- a CDS encoding DUF192 domain-containing protein: MLPLPLMAAACQPNASQQSLEKAPSGLEQKILTIRTANGQQHRFTVEVARSEAEQEQGLMNRQSLAPDHGMIFPYSPAQPVSFWMKNTFIPLDMVFVRPDGSIGKIETAVPLNLEPVESMEPIATVLEIPGGRAAELGIKVGDRVSY; the protein is encoded by the coding sequence TTGCTGCCCTTGCCCCTGATGGCGGCCGCCTGCCAGCCCAACGCCAGCCAGCAGAGCCTCGAGAAAGCGCCCTCGGGCCTCGAGCAGAAAATCCTCACCATCCGCACCGCCAACGGTCAGCAGCATCGCTTCACGGTGGAGGTCGCGCGGAGCGAGGCCGAGCAGGAGCAGGGACTGATGAACCGTCAGAGTCTCGCGCCCGATCATGGGATGATTTTCCCTTATTCGCCCGCGCAGCCGGTCAGCTTCTGGATGAAGAACACCTTCATCCCGCTCGACATGGTGTTCGTCCGGCCCGACGGCTCGATCGGCAAGATCGAGACCGCGGTCCCGCTCAACCTCGAGCCGGTAGAGAGCATGGAGCCTATCGCCACGGTGCTCGAGATCCCCGGCGGGCGCGCGGCCGAGCTCGGCATCAAGGTCGGCGATCGGGTCAGCTACTAG